The following are from one region of the Nymphaea colorata isolate Beijing-Zhang1983 chromosome 7, ASM883128v2, whole genome shotgun sequence genome:
- the LOC116257190 gene encoding AP2/ERF and B3 domain-containing transcription factor At1g51120-like, with the protein MPAAKRPRHENPAASVKFKGVVLQQNGHWGAQIYANHQRIWLGTFRSEREAAMAYDSAAIKLRSGDSHRNFPQTSLSLEEHNFQALYTTEAVLDMIKDGSYDTKLAAFIRSKSTADGEGDGSCAEPESVGSVRGGGSVVYQQLFQKELTPSDVGKLNRLVIPKKHAVKYFPSVIAAAGGGQEDEGEEDEVQLLFLDSNLKTWKFRYCYWKSSQSFVFTRGWNRFVKEKGLRSKDVVCFYKCGLKEGFSDGQAFCMIDVRHHSHEGVNHSGIEILGRKILQKEEDDAEEEEEAGVGGLEEGDQKVVGPVTQEVERKGVKLFGVLIT; encoded by the coding sequence ATGCCGGCGGCGAAGCGGCCGAGGCACGAGAACCCCGCGGCGTCCGTGAAGTTCAAGGGCGTGGTGCTGCAGCAGAACGGCCATTGGGGAGCCCAGATATACGCCAACCACCAGCGGATCTGGCTGGGGACTTTCCGGTCAGAGCGCGAGGCGGCGATGGCGTACGACAGCGCCGCGATCAAGCTTCGGAGCGGCGACTCCCACCGGAACTTCCCCCAAACCAGCCTCTCCCTGGAGGAGCATAACTTCCAGGCCCTCTACACCACCGAAGCGGTGCTCGACATGATCAAGGACGGGTCCTACGACACGAAGTTGGCCGCCTTCATCAGGTCCAAATCGACCGCCGACGGCGAAGGCGACGGCAGCTGCGCGGAGCCGGAGAGTGTCGGCAGCGTGCGCGGCGGTGGCAGCGTCGTGTACCAGCAGCTATTCCAGAAGGAGCTCACGCCAAGCGACGTGGGCAAGCTCAACCGGCTCGTCATACCGAAGAAGCACGCGGTGAAGTACTTCCCGTCGGTCATCGCCGCCGCCGGCGGCGGCCAGGAGGACGAAGGCGAGGAGGATGAGGTGCAGCTGCTGTTCCTGGACAGCAACCTCAAGACATGGAAGTTCAGGTACTGCTACTGGAAGAGCAGCCAGAGCTTCGTGTTCACCAGAGGGTGGAACAGGTTCGTGAAGGAGAAGGGGTTGAGATCGAAGGACGTGGTTTGCTTCTACAAGTGTGGGCTCAAAGAGGGCTTCAGCGACGGGCAAGCATTCTGCATGATAGATGTGCGCCACCATTCTCACGAAGGTGTTAATCACAGTGGCATTGAGATCTTAGGGAGAAAGATTctacagaaagaagaagatgatgcagaggaagaagaagaagcaggagTGGGgggattggaagagggagatcAAAAGGTGGTAGGTCCTGTTACACAAGAAGTagaaagaaaaggagtgaagCTCTTTGGAGTCTTAATAACATGA